A region from the Triticum urartu cultivar G1812 chromosome 1, Tu2.1, whole genome shotgun sequence genome encodes:
- the LOC125510533 gene encoding BEL1-like homeodomain protein 4 has translation MAHDPSLVGYADYFAETGSNGGGVTLVPEVDTRAEHQMYGGGLHHHHHSGVDMFGARGFGMAPPGEATSAQSKAALDVDVDGSSTISFFRGEQHHHQHQQLQMGQAPLSLSLHGPPDAGSSSFMLHHQLGGGEPRLQQHQQTAPGAWQVQGAGSGWQLRGSRFLLPTQQLLQEFCSIPADTDNKAPKKPAQEEHGSSSSASWPPSSTQIQSMDAAELQRLKAKLYTMIEEVDRRYRRYRDQMRAVAASFEAVAGQRAAAVYTRMASRTISRHFRSVRDGVAAQVRAVRGALGEKDAGAAVPGMTKGETPRLRALDQCLRQHKAYQSGMLESHPWRPQRGLPERAVSVLRAWLFEHFLHPYPSDVDKHILARQTGLSRSQVSNWFINARVRLWKPMVEEMYAEEMKDKEEGSGGDGGGQSAQQAGDLANHNPADGSYASEGRGEQKPTRAQLHQLHDAGSLASVVSIGQSTDPQGLNFGMMDQLDFDAYEAATAGFGNGVSLTLGLQHQQQQHHHHHGGVNVAAFAAASPSSSSAAHGGAAEFLFMAGEGVHPSANGQFGAGMGSGADVASQYHRGLGGFHLLRDLAG, from the exons ATGGCGCACGATCCCAGCCTAGTAGGGTACGCCGACTACTTCGCGGAGACGGGGAGCAACGGGGGCGGCGTCACGCTCGTGCCGGAGGTGGACACCCGCGCGGAGCATCAGATGTATGGCGGCGGATTGCACCATCATCACCACTCCGGGGTGGACATGTTCGGGGCCAGGGGCTTCGGCATGGCGCCGCCCGGCGAGGCGACGTCCGCGCAGAGCAAGGCCGCGCTCGACGTCGACGTCGACGGCTCGTCTACCATCAGCTTCTTCCGCGGCGAGCAGCACCACCACCAGCACCAGCAGCTGCAGATGGGCCAGGCCCCGTTGTCGCTGTCGCTCCACGGGCCGCCGGACGCCGGGTCGTCGTCGTTCATGCTGCACCACCAGCTCGGCGGCGGCGAGCCCCGGCTGCAGCAGCACCAGCAGACGGCGCCGGGGGCATGGCAGGTGCAAGGCGCCGGCAGCGGCTGGCAGCTGCGCGGGTCCCGGTTCCTGCTGCCGACGCAGCAGCTCCTGCAGGAGTTCTGCAGCATCCCCGCCGACACCGACAACAAGGCGCCCAAGAAGCCGGCGCAAGAAGAGCACGGCTCGTCGTCCTCCGCCTCCTGGCCGCCGTCATCGACGCAGATCCAGAGCATGGACGCCGCCGAGCTGCAGAGGCTCAAGGCCAAGCTCTACACCATGATCGAAGAG GTGGACAGGAGGTACAGGAGGTACCGCGATCAGAtgcgggcggtggcggcgtccTTCGAGGCGGTGGCGGGGCAGCGGGCCGCGGCGGTGTACACGAGGATGGCGTCGCGGACCATCTCCAGGCACTTCCGGAGCGTGAGGGACGGGGTGGCCGCGCAGGTCCGGGCGGTGCGCGGGGCGCTGGGGGAGAAGGACGCGGGCGCCGCCGTGCCGGGGATGACCAAGGGGGAGACGCCCAGGCTGCGGGCGCTGGACCAGTGCCTCAGGCAGCACAAGGCGTACCAGTCCGGCATGCTCGAGAGCCACCCGTGGCGGCCGCAGCGCGGCCTGCCGGAGCGCGCCGTCTCCGTCCTCCGGGCCTGGCTCTTCGAGCACTTCCTGCACCC GTACCCGAGCGACGTGGATAAGCACATCCTGGCGCGGCAGACGGGCCTATCGCGGAGCCAG GTCTCGAACTGGTTCATCAACGCGAGGGTGCGGCTGTGGAAGCCGATGGTGGAGGAGATGTACGCGGAGGAGATGAAGGACAAGGAGGAGggcagcggcggcgacggtggtggCCAGTCGGCGCAGCAGGCCGGCGACCTGGCGAACCATAACCCAGCGGACGGGAGCTACGCCTCCGAGGGGCGCGGCGAGCAGAAGCCGACCCGGGCGCAGCTGCACCAGCTGCACGACGCCGGCTCGCTGGCCTCCGTCGTGAGCATCGGCCAGAGCACCGACCCGCAGGGCCTCAACTTCGGCATGATGGACCAGCTCGACTTCGACGCCTACGAGGCGGCCACGGCCGGGTTCGGCAACGGCGTGTCGCTGACGCTGGGGCTTcagcaccagcagcagcagcaccaccaccaccacggtGGCGTGAACGTTGCCGCGTTCGCCGCCGCAtccccgtcgtcgtcgtccgCGGCGCATGGCGGCGCCGCCGAGTTCCTGTTCATGGCTGGTGAGGGCGTGCACCCGTCTGCTAACGGACAGTTCGGGGCGGGCATGGGATCAGGCGCCGACGTCGCGTCGCAGTACCACCGGGGGCTGGGCGGGTTCCACCTCCTCCGCGACCTCGCCGGGTGA